The following are encoded in a window of Castanea sativa cultivar Marrone di Chiusa Pesio chromosome 9, ASM4071231v1 genomic DNA:
- the LOC142610760 gene encoding NADPH-dependent aldo-keto reductase, chloroplastic-like isoform X1 — protein sequence MTHSMLFWSFSNLEEVPRNKDFQEENTYLYALKKNMNQEARHGPLYFDLNTGAKIPSVGLGTWKAPPGVVGQAVIAAVKAGYRHIDCASVYDNEKEVGVALKELFSSGVVQRSELFITSKLWCSSHAPEDVSKALSKSLADLQLEYIDLYLIHWPFRTKPGSQGFAPEVMAPLCLPETWNAMEGLYASGQARAIGVSNFSTKKLQDLLTHAKVPPAVVQVECHPVWQQPALHNFCKSTGIHLTAYSPLGSPGSWVKGEVLKEPILIEIAEKLNKSPAQVSLRWGLQSGHSVLPKSVNESRIKENLSLFDWFIPPELFSKLSEIHQQRLLRGDFAIHETLSPYKSLQELWDGEI from the exons ATGACGCATTCAATGCTTTTTTGGAGTTTTTCCAATCTCGAAGAAGTGCCCAGGAACAAGGATTTCCAAGAAGAAAATACCTACTTGTATGCCTTGAAG AAGAATATGAATCAAGAAGCTAGACATGGACCTTTGTATTTTGATCTTAATACTGGAGCTAAGATCCCATCTGTTGGTCTTGGAACATGGAAAGCTCCTCCAGGTGTTGTAGGTCAAGCTGTCATTGCCGCAGTCAAG GCTGGTTATAGGCATATTGACTGTGCTAGTGTCTATGACAACGAGAAAGAG GTGGGAGTGGCACTGAAGGAACTATTTTCCTCTGGGGTAGTGCAGCGTAGTGAGTTGTTTATCACATCTAAGCTATG GTGTAGTTCTCATGCTCCAGAAGACGTCTCAAAGGCTTTGAGCAAGAGTTTGGCAGATCTACAACTGGAATACATTGATCTATATCTT ATACATTGGCCATTTAGAACAAAGCCAGGCTCACAAGGGTTTGCCCCTGAAGTCATGGCTCCCTTATGTCTTCCAGAGACATGGAATGCAATGGAGGGTCTTTATGCATCTGGTCAAGCACGCGCGATTGGAGTGAGCAACTTCTCAACAAAGAAGCTGCAGGACTTGCTCACACATGCAAAAGTTCCACCTGCAGTCGTTCAAGTGGAATGCCACCCTGTCTGGCAGCAGCCTGCACTTCACAACTTCTGCAAATCAACTGGGATTCATCTCACG GCTTATTCTCCTCTGGGATCTCCAGGGTCATGGGTAAAGGGGGAAGTCTTGAAGGAACCAATACTGATTGAAATTGCTGAAAAGCTTAACAAGTCGCCAGCCCAAGTATCTCTGCGTTGGGGTCTCCAGAGCGGCCACAGTGTCCTTCCAAAGAGTGTAAATGAATCTAGGATCAAGGAGAATTTGAGCTTATTTGATTGGTTCATTCCTCCTGAACTCTTCTCAAAATTATCAGAAATCCACCAG CAAAGGCTCCTCAGAGGGGATTTTGCAATCCACGAGACTCTCAGTCCTTAcaaaagcctccaagaactctGGGATGGTGAAATATGA
- the LOC142610760 gene encoding NADPH-dependent aldo-keto reductase, chloroplastic-like isoform X2, translating to MNQEARHGPLYFDLNTGAKIPSVGLGTWKAPPGVVGQAVIAAVKAGYRHIDCASVYDNEKEVGVALKELFSSGVVQRSELFITSKLWCSSHAPEDVSKALSKSLADLQLEYIDLYLIHWPFRTKPGSQGFAPEVMAPLCLPETWNAMEGLYASGQARAIGVSNFSTKKLQDLLTHAKVPPAVVQVECHPVWQQPALHNFCKSTGIHLTAYSPLGSPGSWVKGEVLKEPILIEIAEKLNKSPAQVSLRWGLQSGHSVLPKSVNESRIKENLSLFDWFIPPELFSKLSEIHQQRLLRGDFAIHETLSPYKSLQELWDGEI from the exons ATGAATCAAGAAGCTAGACATGGACCTTTGTATTTTGATCTTAATACTGGAGCTAAGATCCCATCTGTTGGTCTTGGAACATGGAAAGCTCCTCCAGGTGTTGTAGGTCAAGCTGTCATTGCCGCAGTCAAG GCTGGTTATAGGCATATTGACTGTGCTAGTGTCTATGACAACGAGAAAGAG GTGGGAGTGGCACTGAAGGAACTATTTTCCTCTGGGGTAGTGCAGCGTAGTGAGTTGTTTATCACATCTAAGCTATG GTGTAGTTCTCATGCTCCAGAAGACGTCTCAAAGGCTTTGAGCAAGAGTTTGGCAGATCTACAACTGGAATACATTGATCTATATCTT ATACATTGGCCATTTAGAACAAAGCCAGGCTCACAAGGGTTTGCCCCTGAAGTCATGGCTCCCTTATGTCTTCCAGAGACATGGAATGCAATGGAGGGTCTTTATGCATCTGGTCAAGCACGCGCGATTGGAGTGAGCAACTTCTCAACAAAGAAGCTGCAGGACTTGCTCACACATGCAAAAGTTCCACCTGCAGTCGTTCAAGTGGAATGCCACCCTGTCTGGCAGCAGCCTGCACTTCACAACTTCTGCAAATCAACTGGGATTCATCTCACG GCTTATTCTCCTCTGGGATCTCCAGGGTCATGGGTAAAGGGGGAAGTCTTGAAGGAACCAATACTGATTGAAATTGCTGAAAAGCTTAACAAGTCGCCAGCCCAAGTATCTCTGCGTTGGGGTCTCCAGAGCGGCCACAGTGTCCTTCCAAAGAGTGTAAATGAATCTAGGATCAAGGAGAATTTGAGCTTATTTGATTGGTTCATTCCTCCTGAACTCTTCTCAAAATTATCAGAAATCCACCAG CAAAGGCTCCTCAGAGGGGATTTTGCAATCCACGAGACTCTCAGTCCTTAcaaaagcctccaagaactctGGGATGGTGAAATATGA